Proteins encoded by one window of Amaranthus tricolor cultivar Red isolate AtriRed21 chromosome 4, ASM2621246v1, whole genome shotgun sequence:
- the LOC130809814 gene encoding probable tRNA N6-adenosine threonylcarbamoyltransferase, mitochondrial: protein MVYMAASFSTALLLHRFTLVFPLSNLSSKLTPFHTTHHRRKLRFHPFDFRSSSLPAICSTTQFNSHRTQLGKVEDRDNLVVLGIETSCDDTAAAVVTSNGDILSQVVSSQADLLAQYGGVAPKMAEEAHLRAIDQVTQSALDKANITAKDLSAVAVTIGPGLSLCLRVGVRKAREIAGSFQLPIVGVHHMEAHTLVARLTDRQVKFPFMALLISGGHNLLILARDLGHYIQLGTTIDDAIGEAYDKTAKWLGLDLRKSGGPAIEELAHEGDPESVKFKIPMQQHKDCNFSYAGLKTQVKLAIASKDINPEIPLSSASSQDRSLRADIAASFQRVAVLHLAERCERAIEWALKMEPSIQYFVVSGGVASNKYVRAILDQVTKKKGLQLVCPPPSLCTDNGVMVAWTGIEHFRMGRFDPPPPAEEPEDCVYDIRPRWPLGVEFAEGKSEARSLRKARMHPSLTSLIQGSTQPLS, encoded by the exons ATGGTGTATATGGCGGCAAGCTTTTCCACCGCTTTACTACTACATCGCTTTACTCTTGTCTTTCCTTTATCCAATTTATCTTCCAAACTTACACCATTTCACACCACACATCATCGTAGAAAACTACGATTTCATCCATTTGATTTTCGCAGCTCTTCATTACCCGCTATTTGTTCAACTACCCAGTTTAATTCTCACAGGACCCAGTTAGGAAAAGTGGAAGATAGGGATAATTTGGTTGTTCTTGGTATTGAAACCAGCTGTGATGACACTGCTGCGGCTGtt GTGACAAGCAATGGTGACATTCTTAGTCAAGTTGTGTCATCTCAg GCAGATTTGCTTGCCCAATATGGAGGAGTTGCCCCAAAAATGGCGGAAGAGGCTCATTTGAGAGCCATTGATCAG GTAACACAATCAGCCCTTGATAAAGCAAATATAACAGCTAAAGATCTCTCTGCTGTTGCAGTTACCATAGGTCCTGGATTGAGCCTTTGCCTACGTG TTGGTGTCCGTAAGGCTCGAGAAATTGCTGGTAGTTTTCAACTACCTATAGTAGGTGTGCATCACATGGAGGCTCATACTTTAGTAGCGAG GTTGACAGATAGACAAGTGAAATTTCCTTTCATGGCCCTGCTTATTTCAG GAGGGCACAACCTTCTGATTCTTGCACGTGACCTTGGCCATTACATACAACTTGGAACAACCATAGACGACGCAATTGGCGAAGCATATGACAAAACAGCAAAGTGGCTTGGCCTTGATTTGAGGAAGAGTGGTGGTCCGGCTATAGAGGAGCTTGCTCATGAGGGTGACCCCGAGTCTGTCAAATTCAAA ATTCCAATGCAGCAGCACAAGGATTGCAATTTCTCGTATGCTGGTTTGAAGACTCAAGTGAAGTTGGCAATTGCATCAAAAGACAT CAACCCAGAAATTCCACTTTCTTCTGCAAGTAGTCAAGATAGAAGTTTGAGAGCCGACATTGCTGCTTCATTCCAG CGAGTTGCAGTGTTACATCTGGCGGAAAGATGTGAACGAGCGATTGAATGGGCATTAAAGATGGAGCCATCAATTCAATATTTT GTTGTCTCAGGTGGTGTTGCGTCAAATAAGTATGTAAGGGCGATACTTGATCAAGTTACCAAGAAAAAAGGTTTACAGCTTGTTTGTCCTCCGCCCAGCCTTTGTACTGACAATG GTGTTATGGTTGCTTGGACTGGCATTGAACATTTTCGGATGGGAAGATTTGATCCACCTCCACCTGCCGAAGAACCAGAAGATTGTGTG TATGATATCCGTCCTCGATGGCCACTGGGGGTGGAATTCGCTGAAGGTAAAAGTGAGGCACGCTCCCTGAGAAAAGCTAGGATGCATCCGTCACTCACATCTCTCATCCAAGGCTCAACACAACCACTTTCGTAG